A window from Acidobacteriota bacterium encodes these proteins:
- the rfbA gene encoding glucose-1-phosphate thymidylyltransferase RfbA: protein MKGIVLAGGSGTRLYPVTRGVCKQLIPIYNKPMIYYPLATLMLAGMRDVLFITTPDDASAFRRLLGDGSQLGMRFCYTVQPAPEGLAQAFVLGREFVGDDRVALALGDNLFFGEGFTELVRAAARREEGATVFGYPVRDPQRYGVVAFDEHGQPISIEEKPAAPRSSYAVTGLYFYDNAVLDIAAGLRPSARGELEITDVNRHYLDRGQLHVERLGRGVAWLDTGTHESLLQASHFVETIEERQSLMICCVEEIAYRLGYIAQDQLLALAEPMRTNGYGQYLIRLAESEAPGTLL, encoded by the coding sequence ATGAAAGGCATTGTCCTCGCGGGCGGGAGCGGGACGCGGCTGTATCCGGTGACGCGCGGCGTCTGCAAGCAGCTCATCCCCATCTACAACAAGCCGATGATCTACTACCCGCTGGCGACGCTGATGCTCGCCGGCATGCGGGACGTGCTGTTCATCACGACGCCCGACGACGCGTCGGCGTTCAGGCGGTTGCTGGGCGACGGCTCGCAACTGGGGATGCGGTTCTGCTACACGGTGCAGCCGGCGCCCGAAGGCCTGGCGCAGGCGTTCGTGCTCGGGCGCGAGTTCGTCGGCGACGATCGCGTCGCGCTGGCGCTCGGCGACAACCTGTTCTTCGGCGAGGGGTTCACGGAGCTGGTTCGCGCGGCCGCCCGCCGCGAGGAGGGCGCGACCGTGTTCGGCTACCCGGTCCGCGACCCGCAGCGCTACGGGGTCGTGGCGTTCGACGAGCACGGCCAGCCGATCAGCATCGAAGAGAAGCCGGCGGCGCCGCGGTCGTCCTACGCCGTCACCGGCCTGTACTTCTACGACAACGCCGTGCTCGACATCGCGGCCGGCCTGCGGCCCTCCGCGCGCGGCGAGCTGGAGATCACCGACGTGAACCGCCACTATCTCGACCGCGGCCAACTGCACGTCGAGCGGCTGGGACGCGGCGTGGCCTGGCTCGACACCGGCACGCACGAGTCACTGCTCCAGGCCTCGCACTTCGTCGAGACCATCGAGGAGCGGCAGTCGCTGATGATCTGCTGCGTCGAGGAAATCGCGTACCGGCTCGGCTACATCGCGCAGGATCAACTGCTGGCGCTGGCCGAGCCGATGCGGACCAACGGCTACGGCCAGTACCTCATTCGTCTCGCGGAGAGCGAGGCCCCCGGCACACTCCTGTGA
- a CDS encoding PAS domain-containing protein: protein MTFRTRTFLSALISTALALGLSMLLVERAVPQFMKEDVDRGLLNQAQLAASLLGRAALDDPDREADAIGALLGERVTFIAADGAVVGDSEVARDALATLENHASREEIVAAGRAGEGLASRTSHTTGVETRYAAVAVHGGPVAFVRIALPLTAIDARVAAVRRLGVLGFGAGLAAAVVLTGLASVLLHRRLRAVAEAAARYKAGDFSRPARDHARDEIGIVANALDTTARELGARLTEIERERAHMAALLAGMVEGVILFNGAGRLVLTNPAVRSMLRLPDAAEGRPYLEVVRQPEIARAVAAVLDGGDAAPVEVQLDGVDARRVFVAHVVPVARERGGGAVLVLHDITRLRQADQVRRDFVANVSHELRTPLTAIRGAAEALIDDGRIAPESQAFVEMITRQTQRMERLVRDLLRLARLDAGQETITREACRLDGLIAGVARDLHASVSSREQQVRIDVAADATVVTADAAKLGDVLRNLIENASNYGPPGSVIDVRATRDAGATVISVADRGPGIPEADLSRVFERFYRVDRSRTRDPGGTGLGLSIVRHLVGLHGGTVTAANRDGGGAVFTVTLESTGTTGTTGPR from the coding sequence GTGACGTTCCGCACGCGCACGTTCCTCAGCGCCCTGATCTCGACGGCGCTGGCGCTCGGCCTGTCGATGCTGCTCGTCGAACGCGCCGTGCCGCAGTTCATGAAGGAGGACGTGGATCGCGGGCTGCTCAACCAGGCGCAGCTCGCGGCATCGCTGCTCGGCCGGGCTGCCCTCGACGATCCCGACCGGGAGGCGGATGCCATCGGCGCGCTGCTCGGCGAGCGCGTGACGTTCATCGCGGCCGATGGCGCGGTCGTCGGCGACTCGGAGGTGGCGCGCGATGCGCTCGCGACGCTCGAGAATCACGCGTCGCGCGAGGAGATCGTCGCCGCGGGGCGGGCGGGCGAGGGCCTGGCGTCGCGCACGAGCCACACGACGGGCGTCGAGACGCGCTATGCGGCGGTGGCGGTACACGGCGGGCCGGTCGCGTTCGTGCGGATCGCCCTGCCGCTCACCGCGATCGACGCGCGCGTGGCCGCCGTCCGGCGGCTGGGGGTGCTCGGATTCGGCGCCGGGCTCGCAGCGGCGGTGGTGCTCACCGGGCTCGCGTCGGTGCTCCTGCACCGGCGGCTGCGGGCCGTCGCGGAGGCCGCCGCGCGCTACAAGGCGGGCGACTTCAGCCGCCCCGCCCGCGATCACGCCCGCGACGAGATCGGCATCGTCGCCAACGCGCTCGATACCACCGCGCGCGAGCTGGGCGCGCGGCTGACGGAGATCGAACGCGAGCGCGCGCACATGGCCGCGCTACTGGCCGGCATGGTCGAAGGGGTGATCCTCTTCAACGGCGCCGGACGGCTGGTGCTGACCAACCCGGCCGTGCGTTCGATGTTGCGGCTGCCGGATGCCGCCGAGGGCCGGCCGTACCTCGAGGTCGTCCGCCAGCCGGAGATCGCGCGAGCGGTCGCCGCAGTGCTCGACGGCGGCGACGCGGCGCCCGTCGAGGTGCAGCTCGACGGCGTGGACGCGCGACGGGTGTTCGTGGCGCACGTCGTGCCCGTGGCCCGCGAGCGGGGCGGCGGCGCCGTGCTCGTGCTGCACGACATCACGAGGCTGCGCCAGGCCGACCAGGTGCGGCGCGACTTCGTCGCCAACGTGTCGCACGAGCTTCGCACGCCGCTCACGGCGATCCGCGGCGCCGCCGAAGCGCTGATCGACGACGGCCGGATCGCGCCGGAGTCGCAGGCGTTCGTCGAGATGATCACCCGCCAGACGCAGCGGATGGAGCGGCTCGTGCGGGATCTGCTCCGGCTCGCGCGTCTCGACGCCGGCCAGGAAACCATCACCCGCGAGGCGTGCCGTCTCGACGGGCTCATCGCCGGCGTCGCGCGCGATCTGCACGCATCGGTGTCGAGCCGGGAGCAGCAGGTCCGCATCGATGTCGCGGCGGATGCCACGGTCGTGACGGCCGACGCCGCCAAGCTGGGCGACGTGCTCCGCAATCTGATCGAGAACGCCTCGAATTACGGCCCACCGGGCAGCGTCATCGACGTCCGCGCCACGCGGGATGCCGGCGCGACGGTCATCAGCGTCGCGGATCGCGGCCCGGGCATTCCGGAGGCCGATCTCTCGAGGGTGTTCGAGCGGTTCTATCGGGTCGATCGATCGCGCACACGAGACCCCGGCGGCACGGGCCTCGGCCTGTCGATCGTGCGCCATCTCGTCGGGTTGCACGGTGGTACAGTGACCGCGGCGAACCGCGACGGCGGCGGCGCCGTGTTCACGGTGACACTGGAGAGCACGGGTACGACAGGTACGACGGGTCCAAGGTAG
- the rfbC gene encoding dTDP-4-dehydrorhamnose 3,5-epimerase yields the protein MNVTPTALPEVLLIEPAVHRDARGFFLETYQAARYRAAGIDVTFVQANQSRSVRNTLRGLHWQDGAHPQAKLIRVVVGAVFDVAVDIRPHSPTFGQWVGVHVSADNFLQLYIPVGFAHGFCVLSDAAELEYQCSDVYDPASERGLLWNDPDLGIAWPVRNPIISERDRRHPTLKDLRGRAAGETGLLRQ from the coding sequence GTGAACGTGACGCCAACGGCGCTTCCCGAGGTGCTGCTCATCGAGCCGGCCGTGCACCGCGATGCGCGGGGCTTCTTCCTCGAAACCTATCAGGCCGCGCGGTACCGCGCCGCGGGGATCGACGTGACCTTCGTCCAGGCGAACCAGTCGCGCTCGGTGCGGAACACGCTGCGCGGGTTGCACTGGCAGGACGGCGCTCATCCTCAGGCCAAGCTCATCCGCGTCGTCGTCGGCGCCGTCTTCGACGTGGCGGTCGATATCCGCCCGCACTCGCCCACGTTCGGCCAGTGGGTCGGCGTCCACGTGAGCGCGGACAACTTCCTGCAGCTCTACATCCCGGTCGGATTCGCGCACGGCTTCTGCGTGCTGTCGGACGCGGCGGAGCTGGAGTACCAGTGCTCGGATGTGTACGACCCGGCGTCGGAGCGCGGCCTGCTCTGGAACGATCCCGATCTCGGCATCGCGTGGCCGGTTCGCAATCCGATCATCTCGGAGCGCGACCGGCGGCATCCGACGCTGAAGGACTTGCGCGGCCGCGCCGCCGGAGAGACCGGCCTACTTCGGCAGTGA